Sequence from the Natronomonas marina genome:
CGGTGCTCATCGAGACCGACCAGACCGAGCCCATCCTCGTCGCCGCCGAGGAGTACGACGCCGACGTGCTCCCCTTCACCGTCCGGCGGGGTGAGGAGTAGATGACGCTCATCACGGAGGTCCGGCTGCGCCGGATTCTCGACAGTCGCGGAAACCCGACGGTCGAGGCCGAGGTCAGGACCGAGAGCGGCGGCTTCGGCCGCGGCGCGGCCCCCTCCGGTGCGTCCACGGGCGAGTACGAGGCCGTCGAGCGGCCGGCGAGCGAGGCCATCACGAAGGCCCGCGAACTCGCCGTCCCCCGGCTCGAGGGGCAGGTGTACGCCGGCGACCAGCGCGGCGTCGACTCGACGCTGCGGGCGGCCGACGGCACCGACGACTTCTCGGAAATCGGCGCCAACTCGGCGGTCGCCATCTCGATGGCCGCCGCCAAGGCCGCCGCGGACGTGCTGGGTGCGCCGCTCTACCAGCACCTCGGCGGCGCGTTCCGGGGACGGGACTTCCCGATCCCGCTCGGGAACGTCGTCGGCGGTGGCGAGCACGCCGCCGACGCGACCCACATCCAGGAGTTCCTCGCCGCGCCGGTCGGCGCACCCTCCGTGACGGACGCGGTCTTCGCCAACGCCCGGGTCCACGGCGAGGTCGGCGACCGCCTCGCCGAGCGAGGGATCGCCGCCGGCAAGGGCGACGAGGGTGCGTGGGCCCCCTCCATCGACGACGCCGAGGCGTTCGAAATCGTCGACGAGGCCGTCGAGACGGTCGCCGACGAGGTCGGCTTCGAGGTCGGGTTCGGTCTCGACGTGGCCGGCGCCGAACTCTACGAGGACGGCGCCTACCGCTACGGCGACCGGACGCGGAGTCCCGACGAGCAGATAGCGTACGTCGCCGACCTCGTCGACGAGTACGGCCTCGTCTACGTGGAGGACCCCCTCGACGAGGACGACTACGAGGGGTTCGCCGAGTTGACCGACCGGGTCGGCTCGGAGACGCTGGTCTGTGGCGACGACCTGTTCGTCACCAACACGGACCGCATCGAGGCGGGCATCGAGCAGGGCGCGGCCAACAGCGTCCTGGTCAAGCCCAACCAGATCGGGACGCTGTCGGACGCCTTCGACGCCATCGAACTGGCCGTCTCGAACGGCTACGCTCCCGTCGTCTCCCACCGGAGCGGCGAGACGGAGGACACGACCATCGCACACCTCGCCGTCGCCACCGACGCCCCGTACGTCAAGACGGGCGCTGTCGGCGGCGAGCGCACCGCCAAGCTGAACGAACTCATCAGAATCGAGGCAAACGCATGAGCGACAACGAAGAGGGGTTCGACGCCTCCGAACTGGACGAGGAGCTCGACGAGCTCGAAGAGGAGCTCGACGAGGAACTCGACGAGGAGGCTACGGCCGAGGAGGCCGCCCCCACAGACGACGAACAGCCCGCCGAGGCCGACGACGACGAGGCCGACGACGCCGAACCGACCGACGACGAACCCGCCGAGGAGGAACCGGTCCTCGACGAGGACGTCATGCCGGACGACGAGGCGGACCTCCTCATCCCGGTCGAGGACTACCTGGCCGCCGGGGTCCACATCGGGACCCAGCAGAAGACGAAGTCCATGGAGCGGTTCATCCACCGCGTCCGGACGGACGGACTCTACGTGCTGGACGTCTCGACGACCGACCAGCGCATCCGGACGGCCGCGTCGTTCCTGGCGAACTACCAGCCCGAGCAGATCCTGGTGGCGTCGAGCCGCCAGTACGGTCGCTTCCCGGCCGAGAAGTTCGCCGACGCCGTCGGCGCCCGTGCCCGGACCGGCCGGTTCATTCCGGGGACGCTGACGAACCCCGACTACGAGGGCTACATCGAGCCCGACGTCGTCGTGGTCACCGACCCCATCGGGGATTCCCAGGCCGTCAAGGAGGCCATCACGGTCGGCATCCCCGTCATCGCGATGTGTGACTCCAACAACACGACGTCGAACGTCGACCTCGTGGTGCCGACGAACAACAAGGGGCGGAAGGCCCTCAGCGTCATCTACTGGCTCCTGGCCAACGAGACGCTGGACCGCCGCGGCGCCGAGCCCGGCTACGCCCTCGAGGACTTCGAGACCGAACTGTAGACCCGTTTTCGCTATTTCGACACGTCATTCCGACAGCGATAGCTCCGCGAGTTCCTCGTAGACGACCTCCTCCGGAACCGACTCCGTCCACCCGACCTCGGCGACGCCGGGACCGGCCGCGGGAGGTCCGTCCGTCCGACGACCCTCGAAGACGAGATACGGGTTCGGGACGGCCAGCCGGTCGGTCCGGTCGTCCATGTAGAGCAGGTGGACCTGCGAGAGCCCCGTGAGGTCGGCCTCGACGCCAGCGGCATCCCGGAGCGCGCGGTTGGCACACTCCCGGTAGGACTCCCCGGGCCGGCGGGCGTCACCGGGGTCGACCCAGCCGTCGCCGTCCTCGTAGCGGACGAGGAGGACGCCGTCGTCGCCGCGAACGCGGACGCCCGCGCCGCCGACGACGCCGAACGACTCGAACGTCTCGACGAGGGCGTCGCGGTCGTCGGGGTCGCAGTCGAGACGGCGGCCGACGAGGTCGATCTCGCCGTGTTCGGCGGCCAGGTCGGCCACGAGGGCGTTGACGTGCCGGAGCAACTCGACGGACACACCTGCCCTGGGACGGCCAGCGGCTTGGGCGTTACTGACCGCGTGGTTGCCCGACCGGCAGCACACGCGGCACCAACCATATTGCCGGAGCGTCCGAACACCGAATATGTCCGAAACGGAGCACATCGAGACGATACGAGCGTCGGTTTCTCGGCACAACGATCCCGAGACCCGCGAGCAGTACCTCGACGACTACGCCGACGAGTTCGAACTGCACGGCGCCGACGCCGACGGACTGGAGGAGTTGCGCGCCTTCTACCGGAGGGTGTGGGAGGCGATCCCGGACCTGACGGTCACCGTCGAGAGCGTGCTGGCCGACGGCGACGAGGTGGCCGTCCGGTACTCCTGGGAGGGGACCCACGCGGTGACCGGCGAGACGGTCTCGCTGGACGACGGTCTGACCTGGTACCGGTTCGAAGACGGCGAAATCGTCGAGCGGTGGGTGGCGCCGGGTACCGGAGCGACGATTCGGAACATCGTCGAGCCCTGAACCGCGAGGCTATCGGATACGCTTTTTATCGGGCGGCCTGACCGTCGAGTATGACCACTTCGAGCGCCCCCGGGAAGGTCTACCTCTTCGGCGAACACGCCGTCGTGTACGGCGAACCGGCCGTGCCCTGTGCGATAGAGCGGCGGGCGCGGGTGACCGTCGAGGCCAGAGCGGACGACCGGCTTCAGGTCCAGGCGAACGACCTCACGCTCGACGGCTTCACCGTCACCTGGGGTGGCGACGCCGACGATCGCCCCGACGTGGACGTCCCGGCACCGCTGGTCGAGGCCGCGATGGGGTACATCGACGGCGCCGTCGAGCAGGCCCGCGAGGCCGCCGACGCTCCCGAGGCGGGCTTCGACGTCACCATCGAGAGCGAGATTCCGCTGGGCGCGGGGCTGGGCTCCTCGGCTGCGGTCGTCGTCGCCTGCATCGACGCCGCGACCAGGGAACTCGGCGTCGAACTCGACGCCGCGACGATAGCCGACCGCGCCTTTCAGGTCGAGTACGAGGTCCAGGACGGCGAGGCGTCGCGGGCGGACACGTTCTGCTCGGCGATGGGCGGTGCCGTTCACGTCCAGGGCGACGACTGCCGGCGGCTGACCGACGTGCCGAACCTGCCCTTCGTCGTCGGGTACGACGGCGGGACGGGCGACACGGGCGAACTCGTCGCCGGCGTCCGGGCGCTCAGAGAGGAGTACGGCTTCGCCGCCGACACCGTCGCGGCCATCGGTGACATCGTCCGCCGGGGGAAAGGAGCCCTCGACGAGGACGACGTCGAGGAGGTGGGCCGGCTGATGGACTTCAACCACGGCCTGCTGTCGGCACTCGGCGTCTCCTCGCGGTCGCTGGACGCGATGGTGTGGGCCGCGAGGGAGGCCGACGCGCTGGGCGCAAAACTCACCGGGGCCGGCGGCGGCGGCTGTGTCGTCGCCCTCGACCGGACCGAGCAGACGCTCACCGCCCTTGAGTACACGCCGGGCTGCGAGGAGGCGTTCCGGGCCGAACTCGACACCGACGGCGTCCGGGCCGAGCGATGACGACGGTTCTGAAACTCGGGGGCAGCGTCCTCACCGAGAAGGACGAACCGGAGACGGTCGACGAGGCGGCCCTCGAGCGGGCCGCCGCGGCGCTGGCCGGACGCGATGACCTCGTCGTCGTCCACGGCGGCGGCAGTTTCGGCCACCACCACGCGGACCGCTACGGCGTCTCGACGACGGCGGGAACCCACGACGCCGAGGCGGTCCGTGCCATCCACGGCGCGATGAAACGGCTCAACGCCGCGGTCGTCGACGCGCTGGCCGACGTCGACGTGCCGCCACTGCCGGTCCACCCGATGTCGGCCGCCCACAGGGACGAATCGGGTACGTTGACGCTCCCGACCGGGCAGGTCCGCACGATGCTCGCCGAGGGGTTCGTCCCAGTCCTCCACGGCGATTGTGTGGTCCACGCCGGCGCGGGCGCGACGGTCCTCTCCGGTGACGAACTCGTCGTCGCGGTGGCCGACGCCGTGGGCGCCGACCGCGTCGGCGTCTGTTCTGCGGTCCCGGGCGTCTACGACGAGTCCGGCGACGTCGTCGAGCACATCGACTCCTTCGAGGCCGTCGCCGACGCCCTCGGCGCGAGCGAGGCGACAGACGTGAGCGGCGGCATGGCCGGGAAGGTGCGGGAACTGCTCGACCTCGCGGCACCAGCCTACGTGTTCGACCTCGACGGTCTCGAGGCGTTCCTCGACGGCGAGAACCCCGGGACGAGAATCGACTGAAGGTTTTTGTACGAACGGGAGGCCAGACCGCTCGTGCTCGAGCGAGCCGCCGGACGCGAGACGCGGGAGCGCGGTGCAGCGCGTC
This genomic interval carries:
- a CDS encoding DNA-directed RNA polymerase subunit K, translating into MRGTNRYEKARILGARALQVSYGAPVLIETDQTEPILVAAEEYDADVLPFTVRRGEE
- the eno gene encoding phosphopyruvate hydratase, which encodes MTLITEVRLRRILDSRGNPTVEAEVRTESGGFGRGAAPSGASTGEYEAVERPASEAITKARELAVPRLEGQVYAGDQRGVDSTLRAADGTDDFSEIGANSAVAISMAAAKAAADVLGAPLYQHLGGAFRGRDFPIPLGNVVGGGEHAADATHIQEFLAAPVGAPSVTDAVFANARVHGEVGDRLAERGIAAGKGDEGAWAPSIDDAEAFEIVDEAVETVADEVGFEVGFGLDVAGAELYEDGAYRYGDRTRSPDEQIAYVADLVDEYGLVYVEDPLDEDDYEGFAELTDRVGSETLVCGDDLFVTNTDRIEAGIEQGAANSVLVKPNQIGTLSDAFDAIELAVSNGYAPVVSHRSGETEDTTIAHLAVATDAPYVKTGAVGGERTAKLNELIRIEANA
- the rpsB gene encoding 30S ribosomal protein S2, encoding MSDNEEGFDASELDEELDELEEELDEELDEEATAEEAAPTDDEQPAEADDDEADDAEPTDDEPAEEEPVLDEDVMPDDEADLLIPVEDYLAAGVHIGTQQKTKSMERFIHRVRTDGLYVLDVSTTDQRIRTAASFLANYQPEQILVASSRQYGRFPAEKFADAVGARARTGRFIPGTLTNPDYEGYIEPDVVVVTDPIGDSQAVKEAITVGIPVIAMCDSNNTTSNVDLVVPTNNKGRKALSVIYWLLANETLDRRGAEPGYALEDFETEL
- a CDS encoding NUDIX domain-containing protein, which gives rise to MSVELLRHVNALVADLAAEHGEIDLVGRRLDCDPDDRDALVETFESFGVVGGAGVRVRGDDGVLLVRYEDGDGWVDPGDARRPGESYRECANRALRDAAGVEADLTGLSQVHLLYMDDRTDRLAVPNPYLVFEGRRTDGPPAAGPGVAEVGWTESVPEEVVYEELAELSLSE
- a CDS encoding ester cyclase, encoding MSETEHIETIRASVSRHNDPETREQYLDDYADEFELHGADADGLEELRAFYRRVWEAIPDLTVTVESVLADGDEVAVRYSWEGTHAVTGETVSLDDGLTWYRFEDGEIVERWVAPGTGATIRNIVEP
- the mvk gene encoding mevalonate kinase — encoded protein: MTTSSAPGKVYLFGEHAVVYGEPAVPCAIERRARVTVEARADDRLQVQANDLTLDGFTVTWGGDADDRPDVDVPAPLVEAAMGYIDGAVEQAREAADAPEAGFDVTIESEIPLGAGLGSSAAVVVACIDAATRELGVELDAATIADRAFQVEYEVQDGEASRADTFCSAMGGAVHVQGDDCRRLTDVPNLPFVVGYDGGTGDTGELVAGVRALREEYGFAADTVAAIGDIVRRGKGALDEDDVEEVGRLMDFNHGLLSALGVSSRSLDAMVWAAREADALGAKLTGAGGGGCVVALDRTEQTLTALEYTPGCEEAFRAELDTDGVRAER
- a CDS encoding isopentenyl phosphate kinase, yielding MTTVLKLGGSVLTEKDEPETVDEAALERAAAALAGRDDLVVVHGGGSFGHHHADRYGVSTTAGTHDAEAVRAIHGAMKRLNAAVVDALADVDVPPLPVHPMSAAHRDESGTLTLPTGQVRTMLAEGFVPVLHGDCVVHAGAGATVLSGDELVVAVADAVGADRVGVCSAVPGVYDESGDVVEHIDSFEAVADALGASEATDVSGGMAGKVRELLDLAAPAYVFDLDGLEAFLDGENPGTRID